Proteins encoded in a region of the Zea mays cultivar B73 chromosome 2, Zm-B73-REFERENCE-NAM-5.0, whole genome shotgun sequence genome:
- the LOC100280415 gene encoding NEP1-interacting protein 2 (The RefSeq protein has 1 substitution compared to this genomic sequence): protein MDPVPPPSSSRRAAAAPGPCCRFDALRRACAGNAAAAARAAGWAIGALLTCIFAVVGSLVGIFIGAFMGMSTESGMFRGAGVGAVSGAVFSIEAVESCIEIWRSSHSGKYSILFVLDIISSLFSGRIVWEKVSPALQRAVQSQMSLMSTPFIDNSDLFETGSTGGMSRDLIDRIPKTRFSAASNCDQETDSSCCPVCLQEFGARQFVRALPQCQHIFHVRCIDSWLLRHASCPLCRAGVHIDHIHM from the exons ATGGACCCGGTGCCTCCCCCCTCCTCTTCTCGCCGGGCCGCCGCTGCTCCCGGCCCCTGCTGCCGCTTTGACGCGCTGCGGCGGGCGTGCGCCGggaacgccgccgccgccgcgcgggccGCCGGGTGGGCGATCGGCGCGCTGCTCACCTGCATCTTCGCCGTCG TGGGCTCACTCGTCGGAATCTTCATTGGTGCCTTCATGGGGATGTCTACCGAAAGCGGCATGTTCCGCGGGGCTGGTGTTGGAGCAGTTTCTGGAGCAGTCTTCTCCATAGAGGCTGTTGAGTCCTGCATCGAGATTTGGAGGTCCAGCCATTCAGGAAAATACAgcattctctttgtg CTGGACATCATCTCGAGCCTCTTCAGCGGAAGAATTGTGTGGGAGAAAGTCAGTCCAGCGCTACAGCGTGCAGTGCAAAGCCAG ATGAGTCTAATGAGCACACCGTTCATCGACAACAGTGACCTTTTCGAAACCGGCAGTACAGGAGGCATGTCAAGGGATTTGATTGATAGGATCCCAAAGACGAGGTTCAGTGCTGCTAGCAACTGTGATCAGGAAACTGATAGCAGCTGCTGCCCAGTCTGCCTCCAG GATTTCGGAGCACGGCAATTCGTGAGGGCCCTGCCTCAGTGCCAACACATATTCCACGTGCGGTGCATCGACAGTTGGCTCCTCCGGCACGCGTCCTGCCCGCTATGCCGGGCCGGTGTTCACATAGACCATATACATATGTAA